CAATAAGCGAATACGCCCGACGAACTATTTCGTTAGGCGTAAAAGTCTGCTCCATTGAGCTATCCACATGACCGGCATTGCCTTTAAGAAATACTTTCAGGCTTGTTTGCTGAATAAATGCATCCTTTGATGAAAGTTCAAAACCATTCTTGAGGGCAGCGGATGGCGAAGGTAAATGTTTTTGAAATTACGTAGTAATTTCTACCTATTTATGGGGGCTTGCGGGGGTACCCCCAATTTAGGGCGTGATAATAGTGCGGCTGGGGTGGGAAGGAACGGGAGGCGGTATGAATTAACAGTATTTATAACTGCTTGAATCATTTCCGCCGATGTTTTATAATCTTTCTATGAAAGTTTTATCGATACGGCAGCCGTATGCTACGCTTGTTTGCAGGGGGATAAAAACTATTGAAAATAGGACTTGGGATACTAAATACCGGGGGAAGCTGCTTATTCACGCTTCGGGCAAGTCTCTTGCGTGGCCGGAATTAAAGTATATGCCGGATATTTTTACTAAATACCATCTTAAATATTATGGGTATGATCCTCTGCCTAAAGATGCCCCCGATTCCTTTAAGGGGTATATTCAATTTCTAAATGAGATAGTTGCGCAGTATGGTTTGGGCGAGAAACTTACTTATAAAATGCCTGTAGGCGAAGCAAAAAATGCTGCCAGGAAATATGGGTTTATTATGCCTGGCCAATGTATTGTCGGGGAGGCTGAGCTGGTCGATATTATCGATGATTCGCAAGATGAATTTGCTGAGCCTTCCTGTTTCCATT
This window of the Treponema primitia ZAS-1 genome carries:
- a CDS encoding ASCH domain-containing protein, with the translated sequence MKVLSIRQPYATLVCRGIKTIENRTWDTKYRGKLLIHASGKSLAWPELKYMPDIFTKYHLKYYGYDPLPKDAPDSFKGYIQFLNEIVAQYGLGEKLTYKMPVGEAKNAARKYGFIMPGQCIVGEAELVDIIDDSQDEFAEPSCFHWIFDKAVLYKKPIMNVMGKLRLWEYEK